From Dermochelys coriacea isolate rDerCor1 chromosome 15, rDerCor1.pri.v4, whole genome shotgun sequence, a single genomic window includes:
- the STX2 gene encoding syntaxin-2 isoform X5 — translation MRDRLAELTACKKNEDGETTVVEKDHFMEDFFQEVEELRNSIAKIAQNVEEVKKKHSIILSASNPEDRTKEELEDLNKEIKKIANKVRAKLKAIEQSSDQDGNANRTSVDLRIRKTQHSVLSRKFVDVMTEYNETQTLFRERSKGRIQRQLEITGKTTTDEELEEMLESGNASIFTSDIISDSQITRQALNEIESRHKDIMKLESSIRELRDMFMDLAMFVETQKHRVK, via the exons ATGAGGGACCGGCTGGCTGAGCTGACAGCG tgtAAAAAAAACGAAGATGGAGAGACAACTGTTGTCGAAAAAGATCATTTTATGGAGGATTTCTTCCAGGAG GTTGAGGAACTCAGAAACAGTATAGCAAAAATAGCACAAAATGTGGAAGAAGTTAAGAAGAAACACAGCATTATCTTGTCTGCATCAAATCCTGAAGACA gaacaaaggaagAACTCGAGGACCTGAACAAAGAAATCAAGAAAATTGCTAATAAAGTTCGAGCTAAGTTAAAGG CTATTGAACAAAGTTCTGATCAAGATGGGAATGCTAATCGAACATCAGTTGACCTCAGGATACGAAAAACACAG CACTCGGTATTGTCCCGGAAGTTTGTGGACGTCATGACAGAATACAATGAGACCCAGACCCTGTTTCGAGAACGCAGCAAAGGACGGATACAGCGACAGTTAGAAATAA CTGGAAAAACCACCACTGATGAAGAACTGGAAGAAATGTTAGAAAGTGGTAATGCTTCTATTTTCACTTCTGAT ATTATATCGGACTCCCAAATTACTAGACAAGCTCTGAATGAAATTGAGTCACGACACAAAGATATTATGAAACTGGAATCCAGTATACGGGAGCTACGTGACATGTTTATGGACCTGGCTATGTTTGTTGAGACTCAG AAACACAG ggtGAAATGA
- the STX2 gene encoding syntaxin-2 isoform X3, with protein MRDRLAELTACKKNEDGETTVVEKDHFMEDFFQEVEELRNSIAKIAQNVEEVKKKHSIILSASNPEDRTKEELEDLNKEIKKIANKVRAKLKAIEQSSDQDGNANRTSVDLRIRKTQHSVLSRKFVDVMTEYNETQTLFRERSKGRIQRQLEITGKTTTDEELEEMLESGNASIFTSDIISDSQITRQALNEIESRHKDIMKLESSIRELRDMFMDLAMFVETQGEMINNIEKNVMNASDYVEHAKEETKKAVKYQSKARRKKWIIVILSLVLVAIIALIVGLSVGIQ; from the exons ATGAGGGACCGGCTGGCTGAGCTGACAGCG tgtAAAAAAAACGAAGATGGAGAGACAACTGTTGTCGAAAAAGATCATTTTATGGAGGATTTCTTCCAGGAG GTTGAGGAACTCAGAAACAGTATAGCAAAAATAGCACAAAATGTGGAAGAAGTTAAGAAGAAACACAGCATTATCTTGTCTGCATCAAATCCTGAAGACA gaacaaaggaagAACTCGAGGACCTGAACAAAGAAATCAAGAAAATTGCTAATAAAGTTCGAGCTAAGTTAAAGG CTATTGAACAAAGTTCTGATCAAGATGGGAATGCTAATCGAACATCAGTTGACCTCAGGATACGAAAAACACAG CACTCGGTATTGTCCCGGAAGTTTGTGGACGTCATGACAGAATACAATGAGACCCAGACCCTGTTTCGAGAACGCAGCAAAGGACGGATACAGCGACAGTTAGAAATAA CTGGAAAAACCACCACTGATGAAGAACTGGAAGAAATGTTAGAAAGTGGTAATGCTTCTATTTTCACTTCTGAT ATTATATCGGACTCCCAAATTACTAGACAAGCTCTGAATGAAATTGAGTCACGACACAAAGATATTATGAAACTGGAATCCAGTATACGGGAGCTACGTGACATGTTTATGGACCTGGCTATGTTTGTTGAGACTCAG ggtGAAATGATCAACAACATAGAAAAGAATGTGATGAATGCATCAGATTATGTAGAACATGCTAAAGAGGAGACAAAAAAGGCAGTTAAATATCAAAGTAAAGCACGAAGG
- the STX2 gene encoding syntaxin-2 isoform X4, translated as MRDRLAELTACKKNEDGETTVVEKDHFMEDFFQEVEELRNSIAKIAQNVEEVKKKHSIILSASNPEDRTKEELEDLNKEIKKIANKVRAKLKAIEQSSDQDGNANRTSVDLRIRKTQHSVLSRKFVDVMTEYNETQTLFRERSKGRIQRQLEITGKTTTDEELEEMLESGNASIFTSDIISDSQITRQALNEIESRHKDIMKLESSIRELRDMFMDLAMFVETQGEMINNIEKNVMNASDYVEHAKEETKKAVKYQSKARRKMTFIIICVTVLLVILGIILAVALS; from the exons ATGAGGGACCGGCTGGCTGAGCTGACAGCG tgtAAAAAAAACGAAGATGGAGAGACAACTGTTGTCGAAAAAGATCATTTTATGGAGGATTTCTTCCAGGAG GTTGAGGAACTCAGAAACAGTATAGCAAAAATAGCACAAAATGTGGAAGAAGTTAAGAAGAAACACAGCATTATCTTGTCTGCATCAAATCCTGAAGACA gaacaaaggaagAACTCGAGGACCTGAACAAAGAAATCAAGAAAATTGCTAATAAAGTTCGAGCTAAGTTAAAGG CTATTGAACAAAGTTCTGATCAAGATGGGAATGCTAATCGAACATCAGTTGACCTCAGGATACGAAAAACACAG CACTCGGTATTGTCCCGGAAGTTTGTGGACGTCATGACAGAATACAATGAGACCCAGACCCTGTTTCGAGAACGCAGCAAAGGACGGATACAGCGACAGTTAGAAATAA CTGGAAAAACCACCACTGATGAAGAACTGGAAGAAATGTTAGAAAGTGGTAATGCTTCTATTTTCACTTCTGAT ATTATATCGGACTCCCAAATTACTAGACAAGCTCTGAATGAAATTGAGTCACGACACAAAGATATTATGAAACTGGAATCCAGTATACGGGAGCTACGTGACATGTTTATGGACCTGGCTATGTTTGTTGAGACTCAG ggtGAAATGATCAACAACATAGAAAAGAATGTGATGAATGCATCAGATTATGTAGAACATGCTAAAGAGGAGACAAAAAAGGCAGTTAAATATCAAAGTAAAGCACGAAGG